A window of the Verminephrobacter eiseniae EF01-2 genome harbors these coding sequences:
- a CDS encoding 2Fe-2S iron-sulfur cluster binding domain-containing protein — protein MSLFDTRPKVSVLVEQTGERYACATTESLLQGMLRLGRKGIPVGCVNGGCGVCKVRVLEGRTTPLGPVSRAHVSEADEQQGFTLACRVAPATSVTLRVLGKFEKPFSRRPAVSAAAGSES, from the coding sequence ATGAGCCTCTTCGACACCCGCCCCAAAGTCAGCGTGCTGGTCGAGCAGACCGGCGAGCGCTACGCCTGCGCCACCACCGAAAGCCTGCTGCAGGGCATGTTGCGCCTGGGCCGCAAGGGCATCCCGGTCGGCTGCGTCAACGGCGGCTGCGGCGTGTGCAAGGTGCGCGTGCTCGAAGGCCGGACCACGCCGCTGGGGCCGGTCAGCCGCGCGCACGTGAGCGAAGCCGACGAGCAGCAGGGCTTCACCCTGGCGTGCCGGGTCGCGCCCGCCACGTCCGTGACCCTGCGGGTGCTCGGCAAGTTCGAGAAACCCTTTTCCAGAAGGCCTGCCGTATCTGCGGCGGCAGGCTCCGAATCCTGA